The following proteins are encoded in a genomic region of Populus nigra chromosome 16, ddPopNigr1.1, whole genome shotgun sequence:
- the LOC133675766 gene encoding N6-adenosine-methyltransferase non-catalytic subunit MTB-like, giving the protein MESPPERSSRSYAKRDAEDSSDVKSDRGGDDDEWDGSDKRKHRSTKSRKSTSGDDAEGFDGSGRRRSSTGDRSDSRKRGGGCSSAVSIKAGSDEDDYETRKDTRSKQLKKKQDESSLEKLSSWYQDGELDNKQGGGDKSVSKGHVQPDESERRKLTSKISKHEGSRTAIKSKEERSYDGENEKALDRDTRYSERKDNSREKGHSSAEAGKNSRRRGDESDSNRKAEETLSEKPGPRIGKVSDSKYESKERSARNEPSESKSRGLDSNSEKGVKTSNRDDRRVEAEREKYKSKGRSETAEEDNRASPLTREDRSGRETIEKHREQRTPTRRDVAESHERSSNAEEDGNTWTRDKGAREVGRSNRSKTPERGIRRHQDLQQSEIEYERNVDMRRKDQEKDGYRDDRSKGRDDSWNDRNRDRESSKENWKRRQSSGNDREPKDGDIAYDRSKDWEPRHGRERNDNERPHGRSRGEAVKTSSNFGISNDNYDVIEVPLDHGRPESRSNFARRIEANQQSDGRSAPNTEEWAYMQDERARRNDSPFVGDSKEKYMDDDAPMRDLSSWRDDIEYHGGKGRGQKGAMPSHGGGGQSSSSGSQPPYGNQDSGSFGRGPLQGLKGSRVGRGGRVRPAGRDNQQVGLPLPLMGSPFGHLGMPHPGALQPLAPSMSPAPGPPISPGVFIPPFSPPVVWAGARGVEMNMLGVPPVLSAVPPGPAAPRFSPNMGTPPSNPAIFFNQAGPGRGVPPSISGPGFNASGPVGRGTPPDKSAGGWVPPRNNGPPGKAPSRGEQNDYSQNFVDTGMRPQNFIRELELTSVVEDYPKLRELIQKKDEIVAKSASPPMYMKCDLHEFELSPEFFGTKFDVILVDPPWEEYVHRAPGVADHMEYWTYEEILNLKIEAIADTPSFIFLWVGDGVGLEQGRQCLKKWGFRRCEDICWVKTNKSNATPGLRHDSHTLFQHSKEHCLMGIRGTVRRSTDGHIIHANIDTDVIIAEEPPYGSTQKPEDMYRIIEHFSLGRRRLELFGEDHNIRSGWLTVGKGLSSSNFNSEAYIKNFSDKDGKVWQGGGGRNPPAEAPHLVVTTPDIEALRPKSPMKNQQQQQQSVSISLTAANSSNRRPAGNYSPQNPSTFGLNQEATSSNPSTPAPWASSPMEGYRGREGGNMPSEDKVFDMYGYNGQANADYLDFESHRPMNLL; this is encoded by the exons atggaGTCGCCGCCTGAACGTTCTAGTCGTAGTTATGCGAAACGGGATGCAGAAGATAGCTCAGATGTCAAGAGTGATAGGGGTGGGGATGATGACGAGTGGGATGGAAGTGATAAGAGGAAACACAGGTCAACCAAGTCTAGGAAGTCCACCTCTGGGGATGATGCTGAAGGATTTGATGGCAGTGGGAGAAGGAGAAGTTCTACTGGGGACAGGAGTGATTCTCGTAAGAGGGGCGGTGGCTGCAGCAGCGCTGTGTCTATCAAAGCAGGCAGTGATGAAGACGATTACGAGACAAGAAAAGACACGCGCTCCaagcaattgaagaaaaagcaAGATGAAAGTAGTTTGGAAAAGTTGAGCAGTTGGTATCAGGATGGAGAATTAGACAACAAGCAGGGTGGAGGAGACAAGTCTGTGAGTAAAGGCCATGTTCAGCCTGATGAAAGCGAGAGAAGAAAATTGACATCGAAGATCTCAAAGCATGAGGGTTCCCGTACTGCAATTAAAAGTAAAGAAGAAAGATCCTATGATGGAGAGAATGAGAAGGCACTAGATAGAGATACTAGATATTCAGAAAGGAAGGATAACAGCCGAGAGAAAGGTCACAGTTCTGCTGAGGCAGGGAAAAACTCGAGGAGAAGGGGTGATGAATCTGACTCCAACAGGAAAGCTGAAGAAACTCTTTCTGAGAAGCCTGGTCCCAGAATTGGAAAGGTGTCTGATTCCAAGTACGAGTCTAAAGAAAGAAGTGCCAGAAACGAACCCAGCGAGAGCAAAAGCAGAGGTTTGGATTCAAACAGTGAAAAGGGCGTCAAAACTAGCAACAGAGATGACAGAAGAGTCGAGGCAGAGAGGGAGAAGTATAAGAGTAAAGGCAGGTCAGAAACTGCTGAAGAGGATAATAGGGCCAGTCCTCTTACCCGTGAAGATAGATCAGGTCGGGAGACAATTGAGAAGCACCGAGAGCAGAGAACTCCCACCAGAAGAGATGTTGCTGAAAGCCATGAAAGGTCCTCCAATGCAGAAGAAGATGGTAACACTTGGACTAGAGATAAAGGTGCAAGAGAGGTAGGGCGCTCTAACAGGTCCAAGACTCCTGAGAGAGGCATTAGGCGTCATCAAGATTTGCAACAATCTGAAATAGAGTATGAAAGAAATGTTGACATGAGACGGAAGGATCAAGAAAAGGATGGCTACAGGGATGACAGATCAAAAGGCAGGGATGACAGCTGGAATGACAGGAATAGGGACAGGGAAAGTTCCAAAGAGAACTGGAAAAGAAGGCAGTCCTCTGGGAATGATAGAGAGCCTAAAGACGGGGACATTGCTTATGATCGTAGCAAAGACTGGGAGCCAAGACATGGTCGTGAAAGGAATGACAATGAAAGACCTCATGGTCGAAGCAGGGGTGAAGCTGTGAAAACCTCATCGAATTTTGGCATTTCAAATGATAATTACGATGTGATAGAGGTCCCTCTTGATCATGGACGACCAGAGTCCAGATCCAACTTTGCTAGGAGGATTGAGGCCAATCAGCAATCTGATGGAAGATCAGCACCAAACACAGAAGAGTGGGCATATATGCAAGATGAAAGGGCAAGAAGGAATGACTCACCTTTTGTTGGAGACTCAAAGGAAAAGTACATGGATGATGATGCACCTATGCGAGATCTGAGTTCTTGGAGGGATGACATTGAGTACCATGGAGGGAAAGGAAGAGGCCAGAAAGGGGCCATGCCCAGTCACGGCGGTGGCGGTCAAAGTTCGAGCAGTGGTTCACAGCCTCCATATGGAAACCAGGATTCAGGCTCCTTTGGCAGAGGTCCTCTACAGGGATTAAAAGGGAGCAGAGTAGGGAGAGGAGGAAGGGTGAGGCCTGCTGGGAGGGATAATCAACAAGTTGGACTCCCATTGCCTTTAATGGGATCACCTTTTGGGCATCTTGGAATGCCACATCCGGGAGCACTTCAGCCACTTGCTCCTAGTATGTCACCTGCTCCAGGTCCTCCAATTAGTCCAGGTGTCTTCATTCCACCATTTTCTCCACCAGTTGTTTGGGCTGGCGCCCGAGGTGTGGAGATGAATATGCTAGGTGTCCCCCCTGTTCTCTCTGCTGTTCCTCCTGGGCCAGCAGCCCCAAGATTTTCCCCTAACATGGGAACTCCTCCATCAAACCCTGCTATCTTTTTTAATCAAGCAGGACCTGGAAGGGGAGTGCCTCCGAGCATATCTGGTCCTGGTTTTAATGCTTCTGGACCAGTAGGACGAGGAACACCACCAGATAAAAGTGCTGGGGGTTGGGTTCCTCCTAGAAATAATGGTCCTCCAGGCAAAGCCCCTTCAAGAGGAGAACAGAATGATTACTCGCAAAATTTTGTTGATACTGGTATGCGACCCCAGAACTTTATCAGAGAGCTGGAGCTGACCAGTGTTGTAGAGGATTACCCCAAGCTTAGGGAGCTTATACAGAAAAAGGATGAGATTGTGGCTAAATCTGCTTCTCCTCCCATGTACATGAAATGCGACCTGCATGAGTTTGAGCTGTCTCCAGAGTTCTTTGGAACCAAGTTTGATGTTATTTTGGTGGACCCTCCATGGGAGGAATATGTTCACCGAGCCCCTGGTGTTGCTGACCATATGGAGTATTGGACATATGAAGAAATACTAAATCTTAAGATTGAG GCAATAGCTGATACACCTTCTTTTATCTTCCTCTGGGTGGGTGATGGTGTTGGTCTTGAGCAAGGCCGACAATGTTTAAAGAAG TGGGGATTTCGGAGATGTGAGGATATTTGTTGGGTGAAGACCAACAAAAGCAATGCAACTCCAGGGCTGCGACATGATTCTCATACTTTGTTTCAGCATTCAAAG GAACACTGCTTGATGGGCATAAGAGGAACAGTTCGTCGCAGCACAGATGGTCACATAATCCATGCTAACATCGATACTGATGTAATTATTGCTGAGGAACCTCCATACG GTTCAACTCAAAAGCCTGAAGACATGTATCGGATAATTGAGCATTTCTCTCTAGGCCGCAGAAGGCTTGAGCTATTTGGTGAAGATCACAATATTCGGTCTGGGTGGCTGACTGTTGGTAAAGGATTATCttcatcaaattttaattcTGAG GCATACATCAAGAATTTTTCTGACAAGGATGGCAAAGTTTGGCAAGGTGGGGGTGGAAGAAATCCTCCTGCCGAGGCACCTCATCTTGTTGTGACTACTCCTGATATAGAGGCTCTACGTCCCAAGTCACCAATGAAgaaccagcagcagcagcagcaatcaGTATCTATTTCTCTGACAGCAGCCAATTCCTCCAACAGAAGGCCCGCAGGAAATTATTCTCCCCAGAATCCAAGCACTTTCGGTTTAAATCAAGAGGCCACTAGCTCCAACCCTTCAACTCCAGCCCCTTGGGCATCATCACCAATGGAGGGCTATAGAGGACGAGAAGGCGGGAATATGCCTTCTGAGGACAAGGTTTTTGATATGTATGGTTATAATGGGCAGGCAAATGCAGATTATCTAGATTTTGAATCTCACAGGCCTATGAATTTGTTGTAA
- the LOC133675767 gene encoding serine acetyltransferase 5-like: protein MPTGELRYPSPPPVNSTTTVDVEAGLVWAQIKAEARRDAESEPALASYLYSTILSHSSLERSLAFHLGNKLCSSTLLSTLLYDLFLNTFTSDPCLRAAAVADLRAARVRDPACVSFSHCLLNYKGFLACQAHRVAHKLWTQSRRPLALALHSRVSDVFAVDIHPAAKIGKGILFDHATGVVIGETAVVGNNVSILHHVTLGGTGKASGDRHPKIGDGVLIGAGATILGNVKIGEGAKIGAGSVVLIDVPPRTTAVGNPARLVGGKEKPAKHEECPGESMDHTSFISDWSDYII, encoded by the exons ATGCCAACTGGAGAGCTCCGCTACCCATCGCCGCCACCAGTAAATTCCACCACCACGGTGGACGTCGAAGCGGGCTTGGTGTGGGCCCAGATAAAAGCAGAAGCGAGGCGCGACGCGGAGTCAGAGCCAGCTTTGGCCAGCTACCTGTATTCGACAATCCTGTCTCACTCGTCTTTGGAGAGGTCGCTCGCCTTTCATTTAGGGAACAAGCTCTGCTCTTCAACGCTTCTCTCAACTCTCTTGTACGATCTCTTCCTCAACACTTTCACTTCAGACCCTTGTCTTCgcgctgctgctgttgctgatCTTCGCGCAGCACGTGTTCGTGACCCTGCTTGCGTTTCTTTCTCTCACTGCCTCCTCAATTACAAAGGTTTCTTGGCTTGCCAG GCTCATCGAGTTGCTCACAAGTTGTGGACTCAGTCTCGTAGGCCATTGGCGTTGGCTTTACACTCTCGAGTCTCTGATGTTTTTGCCGTTGATATACACCCAGCAGCAAAGATTGGCAAAGGTATACTTTTTGATCATGCAACTGGGGTGGTCATTGGTGAAACAGCAGTGGTTGGGAACAATGTCTCCATTTTGCATCATGTTACGCTAGGAGGAACAGGGAAAGCCTCTGGGGATCGCCACCCCAAAATCGGTGACGGAGTGTTGATTGGAGCTGGTGCCACCATTTTGGGGAATGTAAAGATTGGGGAAGGAGCAAAGATCGGAGCAGGTTCAGTAGTGCTAATTGATGTGCCCCCTCGAACCACTGCAGTTGGAAATCCTGCAAGGTTAGTGGGAGGAAAGGAAAAACCAGCTAAGCATGAGGAATGCCCTGGAGAATCCATGGATCATACTTCATTTATCTCTGACTGGTcagattatattatttga
- the LOC133675768 gene encoding sec-independent protein translocase protein TATB, chloroplastic-like codes for MVMASLISNSAPLCSTSTSTKSALYPRPSSSFIPYHKASQFGLSTSIALPGLGPFSQCSGLKHLDISTPPRFLRKERKRRCKGKVIHASLFGVGAPEALVIGVVALLVFGPKGLAEVARNLGKTLRAFQPTIKELQEVSREFKSTLEREIGLDEISNQTQNTYDSKITNTASTPSSAGSTNISTTVADPNGAPSPNKSYTSEEYLKITEEQLKASAAKQQGQPTPPAESQLEPQAQPQPQETTKAMPPPEKLENEAQNS; via the exons ATGGTAATGGCATCCCTAATTTCGAACTCAGCACCCTTATGTTCGACTTCAACAAGCACAAAATCAGCTCTTTACCCTCGCCCCTCCTCTTCCTTCATTCCTTATCATAAAGCATCTCAATTTGGTCTCTCTACATCGATTGCTCTACCGGGTCTTGGTCCTTTCTCTCAATGCAGTGGTTTAAAGCATCTGGATATTTCAACTCCTCCAAGATTTCTTCGTAAAg AGAGGAAACGAAGGTGTAAGGGCAAGGTGATTCATGCATCATTGTTTGGTGTTGGAGCTCCTGAGGCTCTGGTTATTGGTGTGGTGGCTTTGCTAGTTTTTGGCCCCAAAGGTCTTGCTGAG GTTGCACGCAATCTAGGGAAAACTTTGCGTGCATTTCAACCCACAATTAAAGAACTCCAG GAGGTGTCAAGGGAATTCAAGAGCACCCTTGAGCGAGAGATTGGGCttgatgaaatttcaaatcaaacacaaaacacATATGACTCCAAGATAACAAACACTGCCTCAACCCCTTCATCAGCTGGCAGCACCAATATTTCTACAACAGTGGCCGACCCCA atgGTGCTCCATCCCCAAACAAGTCGTATACCAGTGAAGAGTACTTGAAAATCACAGAAGAGCAGCTAAAAGCATCCGCTGCCAAACAACAGGGGCAGCCCACCCCCCCAGCAGAAAGTCAGTTGGAACCTCAAGCTCAGCCTCAGCCACAAG AGACTACCAAAGCAATGCCTCCTCCAGAAAAGCTGGAAAATGAAGCACAAAACTCATAG